A single window of Streptomyces sp. NBC_00464 DNA harbors:
- a CDS encoding serine protease, with amino-acid sequence MGCGDRATLVRLCDPAGRPRGTGFVADGRGTVVTSHEAVDGLPHLLVHGADGRSCRVEALDIIALPELDLALLPTGGPEALGVPPLPIAPRERIDSGTYVTIAAHGWREARVLGTASVTYTAGGRTHTIGRALELALGTDGSDALRLRGAAVGGPVLDPDSGAVIAVLGTALRTGHDAAGCAVPLAGQDRDGPLGALLRRNAMEVPGYGTDLNAAGALQLTAMSVGSAGGPVAWPDPVERPDALAEFHTFTAAGPTTEQPAVVLGLVGAPGTGRTTELAALAARRARGPVPALTLWLRGADLLADDTSVADAIARTLRQAGRIVTAAGAVGDMATATPERVARLAVDAGSPLLVLLDGPEEMPPVLAHRLARWTAGTVDWLREHGARLVVACRPEHWETAGALCPPGALHRPARPARRLPSAVRIGDLTVGQAERAREGYALPPDALAVGHDRHPLTLRLLAEVREALPAGAPGRPDTEEVFGAHLDLMCLRIAVRIAAQWRPAPHGRAVRRLAARVAGQVHEAARRCLGPGQGELDRAAFEEVFPWRTGWASAVLTEGLLVPAGAGYRFAHEELGDWVQGAHLDLEAALRALVHRWHADAGERDRVPQPRRPGGRPAPETASAPEQPHTLPVPRHRIGPVIQALLLLGRRQGPAALAHRLADLIEALDRLTAAEPSEPAQPDPSAQAAEGPPDSGVPFPDARWWAVHLLSETLLRVPDARPHLGVLRLLAGRIVRSSADGGGSVARGTYAELGPWFWRRLRLPEADRMDLFRRLVPADGPPRSDTDSEGGSGRFLDAVARRLAAQPRTIQPLLCAWFTDEHPLAADAGGVLRPTVAAAAQALLYARRDLAVDDLTDALVSSGHPRADELLAALAEDEPAALCRAVERWSRDEDRRVRRIAAASYGALVAPHLTRDTDRALLRRAALALLARPADTDLHGPVLALLVADPQTRDRYLPQALRAFVAGGPEVTVAALAVALPTHPEPVLAAYRERLVCPGDGAGEVLRALAGLDAPALALHTAGLVRAYVDSHPGDTSHTAAYLDRRLEHGPAARALLLPLLTGLLRDRPAPAPVRGALAGVLASPGGPASQQLRDTLLEVLLDFEQGGAYRDPIVLEALLRAAATGCGGRSQARTRALVHRTGMLLVRTPEGAGLFDRLLVVLARDVPGFGALVIGWLADAPQEWAAVVGPGARRTVEALGAPMTMPMQAAGREHGSLRPA; translated from the coding sequence ATGGGATGCGGGGACCGGGCGACGCTGGTACGACTGTGCGATCCGGCCGGCCGGCCGCGGGGGACCGGCTTCGTCGCGGACGGCCGGGGCACGGTGGTGACCAGTCACGAGGCGGTCGACGGGCTGCCCCACCTCCTCGTGCACGGCGCCGACGGCCGCAGCTGCCGCGTCGAGGCCCTCGACATCATCGCCCTGCCGGAACTGGACCTCGCGCTCCTGCCCACCGGCGGACCGGAAGCACTCGGCGTGCCGCCCCTGCCGATCGCCCCCAGGGAGCGGATCGACTCCGGTACGTACGTCACGATCGCCGCACACGGCTGGCGCGAGGCGCGCGTCCTCGGTACGGCCTCGGTGACGTACACCGCCGGCGGCCGCACCCACACGATCGGCCGGGCGCTGGAGCTGGCCCTCGGCACGGACGGCAGCGACGCCCTACGGCTCCGCGGTGCGGCCGTCGGCGGGCCCGTCCTCGATCCGGACAGCGGCGCCGTCATCGCCGTCCTGGGCACCGCCCTGCGCACCGGACACGACGCCGCCGGCTGCGCGGTTCCGCTGGCCGGCCAGGACCGCGACGGCCCGCTGGGTGCGCTCCTGCGGCGCAACGCGATGGAAGTGCCGGGCTACGGAACCGACCTGAACGCGGCGGGGGCGCTCCAGCTCACCGCCATGTCGGTCGGCTCCGCGGGCGGCCCGGTCGCCTGGCCCGATCCGGTGGAACGGCCCGACGCCCTCGCGGAGTTCCACACGTTCACCGCGGCCGGCCCGACCACGGAGCAGCCCGCGGTGGTGCTCGGCCTGGTCGGGGCACCCGGCACCGGCCGCACCACCGAACTTGCCGCGCTCGCCGCACGACGGGCCCGGGGCCCGGTGCCCGCGCTCACCCTGTGGCTGCGCGGCGCCGATCTGCTGGCCGACGACACCTCCGTCGCCGACGCGATCGCCCGCACGCTCCGGCAGGCGGGCCGCATCGTCACCGCCGCCGGAGCCGTCGGTGACATGGCGACCGCCACCCCTGAGCGGGTGGCCCGGCTGGCAGTGGACGCCGGCAGCCCGCTGCTCGTCCTGCTGGACGGCCCCGAGGAGATGCCGCCCGTCCTGGCACACCGGCTGGCCCGGTGGACGGCGGGCACGGTCGACTGGCTGCGCGAGCACGGGGCACGGCTCGTCGTGGCCTGCCGGCCCGAGCACTGGGAGACGGCGGGCGCGCTCTGCCCGCCGGGTGCGCTGCACCGCCCGGCCCGGCCCGCCAGGCGGCTCCCGTCGGCCGTCCGCATCGGCGACCTGACCGTGGGCCAGGCCGAAAGGGCCCGGGAGGGGTACGCCCTCCCGCCCGACGCGCTGGCCGTCGGCCACGACCGGCACCCGCTCACGCTGCGGCTGCTCGCGGAGGTACGCGAGGCGCTGCCGGCGGGCGCCCCGGGGCGTCCCGACACCGAGGAGGTCTTCGGCGCCCACCTGGACCTCATGTGCCTGCGCATCGCGGTCCGGATCGCCGCCCAATGGCGTCCCGCGCCGCACGGCAGGGCGGTGCGGCGGCTGGCGGCGCGGGTGGCGGGCCAGGTCCACGAGGCGGCCCGGCGCTGCCTGGGGCCCGGGCAGGGGGAGCTGGACCGGGCCGCGTTCGAGGAGGTCTTCCCGTGGCGCACGGGCTGGGCGTCGGCGGTACTGACCGAGGGCCTGCTGGTGCCGGCGGGAGCGGGATACCGGTTCGCGCACGAGGAGCTGGGCGACTGGGTCCAGGGTGCGCATCTGGACCTGGAGGCGGCGCTGCGGGCGCTGGTGCACCGGTGGCACGCGGACGCGGGGGAGAGGGACCGGGTGCCACAACCCCGTCGACCGGGCGGGCGGCCCGCGCCGGAGACGGCATCCGCACCGGAGCAGCCGCACACTCTTCCCGTGCCGCGCCACCGCATCGGGCCGGTGATCCAGGCGCTCCTCCTGCTGGGCCGCCGCCAGGGCCCGGCCGCGCTGGCCCACCGGCTGGCCGACCTGATCGAGGCGCTGGACCGGCTGACGGCCGCGGAGCCCTCCGAGCCCGCCCAGCCCGACCCATCCGCACAAGCCGCGGAGGGCCCCCCGGACAGCGGCGTGCCGTTCCCCGACGCGCGCTGGTGGGCCGTACATCTGCTGTCGGAGACGCTGCTTCGGGTCCCCGACGCCAGGCCGCACCTCGGGGTGCTCCGGCTGCTCGCCGGGCGCATCGTCCGGAGCTCGGCCGATGGCGGCGGGTCCGTTGCGCGGGGTACGTACGCCGAGCTCGGACCGTGGTTCTGGCGGCGGCTGCGGCTGCCCGAGGCGGACCGGATGGATCTGTTCCGGCGCCTCGTCCCCGCCGACGGGCCACCGCGCAGCGACACCGACTCCGAAGGGGGCAGCGGGCGATTCCTGGACGCCGTGGCCCGTCGGCTCGCCGCCCAGCCGCGTACGATCCAGCCGCTGCTGTGCGCCTGGTTCACCGACGAGCACCCGCTCGCCGCCGACGCGGGCGGGGTGCTGCGGCCCACCGTGGCGGCCGCGGCCCAGGCGCTTCTCTACGCACGCCGCGATCTGGCCGTGGACGATCTGACCGACGCGCTCGTCTCGTCCGGCCACCCCCGCGCCGACGAACTGCTGGCCGCGCTGGCCGAGGACGAGCCGGCCGCGCTCTGCCGGGCCGTCGAGCGGTGGTCGCGTGACGAGGACCGTCGGGTCCGGCGGATCGCGGCCGCCTCGTACGGGGCGCTCGTCGCCCCGCACCTGACCCGCGACACGGATCGCGCCCTGCTGCGCCGCGCCGCCCTCGCTCTGCTGGCCCGCCCGGCCGACACCGATCTGCACGGCCCCGTGCTCGCCCTGCTCGTCGCCGATCCGCAGACCAGGGACCGCTATCTGCCGCAGGCCCTCCGGGCCTTCGTCGCGGGCGGGCCCGAGGTGACCGTCGCCGCACTCGCCGTCGCGCTGCCCACACATCCTGAACCGGTGCTGGCCGCGTACCGGGAGCGACTCGTCTGCCCCGGGGACGGCGCGGGTGAGGTGCTCCGCGCGCTCGCCGGGCTCGATGCTCCCGCGCTCGCCCTGCACACCGCCGGGCTCGTACGCGCCTATGTCGACAGCCACCCCGGGGACACCTCGCACACCGCCGCCTACCTCGACCGCAGGCTGGAGCACGGGCCCGCCGCACGGGCGCTGCTGCTTCCCCTGCTGACCGGACTGCTCAGGGACCGCCCGGCGCCCGCGCCGGTCAGAGGAGCACTCGCCGGGGTACTGGCCTCGCCCGGCGGCCCCGCGTCCCAGCAACTGCGGGACACCTTGCTGGAGGTGCTGCTGGACTTCGAGCAGGGCGGTGCGTACCGGGACCCGATCGTGCTGGAAGCGCTGCTGCGGGCTGCCGCGACCGGCTGCGGCGGGCGGTCGCAGGCCCGCACCCGGGCCCTGGTGCACCGCACCGGGATGCTGCTGGTCCGTACCCCCGAAGGGGCCGGTCTGTTCGACCGGCTGCTGGTCGTGCTCGCCCGTGACGTGCCCGGGTTCGGCGCCCTGGTCATCGGGTGGCTGGCCGACGCCCCGCAGGAGTGGGCGGCGGTCGTCGGCCCCGGCGCGCGGCGGACGGTGGAGGCGCTCGGGGCCCCGATGACCATGCCGATGCAGGCCGCAGGGCGTGAGCATGGCAGTCTTAGACCTGCGTAA
- the truB gene encoding tRNA pseudouridine(55) synthase TruB translates to MTQNKTPDGLVIVDKPSGFTSHDVVAKMRGIARTRRVGHAGTLDPMATGVLVLGVEKATKLLGHLALTEKEYLGTIRLGQDTVTDDAEGEITSSTDASGVTREGIDAGVAALTGAIMQVPSKVSAIKIDGKRSYARVRGGEEFEIPARPVTISSFHVYDVREAVAEDGTPVVDLVVSVVCSSGTYIRAIARDLGAGLGVGGHLTALRRTRVGPYGLDAARTIDQHQEELVVMPVAEAADSAFPRWDVDDKRAKLLLNGVRLDMPAYPPGPVAVFGPDGRFLVLVEEQKGKAKSLAVFA, encoded by the coding sequence ATGACGCAGAACAAAACGCCGGACGGCCTTGTCATCGTCGACAAGCCGTCCGGCTTCACTTCGCACGACGTCGTCGCCAAGATGCGCGGCATCGCCCGGACCCGCCGCGTCGGCCACGCCGGCACGCTGGACCCGATGGCGACCGGAGTGCTCGTGCTCGGCGTCGAGAAGGCCACCAAGCTCCTCGGCCATCTCGCACTGACCGAGAAGGAGTACCTCGGTACGATCCGGCTCGGCCAGGACACGGTCACGGACGACGCGGAGGGCGAGATCACCTCGTCCACCGACGCCTCCGGTGTGACGCGCGAGGGCATCGACGCGGGCGTCGCCGCCCTGACCGGCGCCATCATGCAGGTGCCGTCCAAGGTCAGCGCCATCAAGATCGACGGCAAACGGTCCTACGCACGGGTGCGTGGTGGCGAGGAGTTCGAGATCCCGGCCCGGCCGGTGACCATCTCGTCCTTCCACGTCTACGACGTCCGTGAGGCCGTCGCCGAGGACGGCACCCCGGTGGTCGACCTGGTCGTCTCGGTGGTCTGCTCCTCCGGTACGTACATCCGGGCCATCGCGCGCGACCTCGGTGCCGGGCTCGGTGTGGGCGGGCATCTGACCGCCCTGCGGCGTACCCGCGTCGGTCCGTACGGTCTCGATGCCGCGCGGACGATCGACCAGCACCAGGAGGAGCTGGTCGTGATGCCGGTGGCCGAGGCCGCCGATTCGGCCTTCCCCCGCTGGGACGTCGACGACAAGCGCGCCAAGCTGCTGCTCAACGGCGTGCGGCTGGACATGCCCGCGTACCCGCCGGGTCCGGTCGCGGTCTTCGGGCCCGACGGACGCTTCCTGGTCCTCGTCGAGGAGCAGAAGGGCAAGGCCAAGAGCCTCGCCGTCTTCGCCTGA
- the rbfA gene encoding 30S ribosome-binding factor RbfA encodes MADNARAKKLADLIQEVVAEKLQRGIKDPRLGTHVTITDTRVTGDLREATVFYTVYGDDEERASAAAGLESAKGILRSAVGSAAGTKFTPTLSFVADALPENAKAIEDLLDRARASDAKVREASSGATYAGDADPYRKPEDEDEDSPSA; translated from the coding sequence GTGGCCGACAACGCGCGGGCTAAGAAGCTGGCGGACCTCATCCAGGAGGTGGTCGCCGAGAAACTGCAGCGTGGAATCAAGGACCCGCGCCTGGGTACGCACGTGACCATCACGGACACCCGCGTCACCGGCGACCTGCGGGAGGCCACGGTCTTCTACACGGTCTACGGCGACGACGAGGAGCGCGCGAGCGCGGCGGCCGGGCTGGAGAGCGCCAAGGGCATCCTGCGCTCGGCGGTCGGCTCGGCGGCGGGGACGAAGTTCACCCCCACGCTCTCCTTCGTGGCGGACGCGCTGCCCGAGAACGCCAAGGCGATCGAGGACCTCCTCGACCGGGCACGGGCCTCGGACGCCAAGGTGCGCGAGGCGTCCTCGGGCGCCACGTACGCGGGCGACGCGGACCCGTACCGCAAGCCGGAGGACGAGGACGAGGACTCACCTTCCGCATGA
- a CDS encoding DUF503 domain-containing protein, with amino-acid sequence MYVGTLSFDLLLGDVRSLKEKRSIVRPIVAELQRKYAVSVAETGGQDLHRRAEIGLAVVSGDTGHLTDVLDRCERLVAGRPEVELLSVRRRLHSDEDD; translated from the coding sequence ATGTATGTGGGGACACTGTCCTTCGATCTGCTTCTCGGCGACGTACGGTCGTTGAAGGAGAAGCGCTCCATAGTCCGTCCGATCGTTGCCGAGCTCCAGCGCAAGTACGCGGTGAGCGTGGCGGAGACGGGCGGTCAGGACCTCCATCGCAGGGCCGAGATCGGCCTCGCCGTGGTCTCCGGGGACACCGGGCACCTCACAGACGTACTCGACCGGTGCGAGCGGTTGGTCGCCGGCCGGCCGGAAGTGGAGCTGCTGTCCGTACGGCGGCGGCTGCACAGCGACGAAGACGATTGA
- the infB gene encoding translation initiation factor IF-2, which translates to MAKVRVYELAKEFGVESKVVMAKLQELGEFVRSASSTIEAPVVRKLTDALQGPGGNAGKSAAKPGAPRKAAPVKPAAPSPAAAARPGAPKPGAPAPKPAAAEAPASTTPAAPAAPSAGPRPGPKPAPKAAPVTPVPAAEFSAPAPAQQAAPQQQQAPRPAGATPGPRPARPAPAGGQRDGGRDGGQRDGGQRDGGRGGERGAERPARPAGQGAPRPGGARPAGPRPGNNPFTSGGSTGMARPQSPRPGGAPRPGGGSERPGAPRPQGGPGGAPRPQGQGQGGARPSPGGMPRPQSPRPGGAPGAGGNRPNPGMMPQRPAAGPRPGGGPGGGRGPGGGGGRPGGGGGAGRPGGGGFAGRPAGPGGGGGGFAGRPGGGGGGGGAGRPGGGGGFGGRPGFGGRPGGPGGRGGTQGAFGRPGGPARRGRKSKRQRRQEYEAMQAPSVGGVMLPRGNGQAVRLSRGASLTDFAEKINANPASLVGVMMNLGEMVTATQSVSDETLKMLADEMNFVLEIVSPEEEDRELLESFDIEFGEDEGGEEALVSRPPVVTVMGHVDHGKTRLLDAIRKTNVIAGEAGGITQHIGAYQVGAEVNGEDRRITFIDTPGHEAFTAMRARGAKSTDIAILVVAANDGVMPQTIEALNHAKAADVPIVVAVNKIDVEGADPTKVRGQLTEFGLVAEEYGGDTMFVDISAKQGLNIEALLEAVVLTADASLDLRANPEQDAQGIAIESHLDRGRGAVATVLVQRGTLRVGDTMVVGDAYGRVRAMLDDKGENVEEAGPSTPVLVLGLTNVPGAGDNFLVVDEDRTARQIAEKRAARERNANFARKGVRFSLENLDEALKAGLVQELNLIIKGDASGSVEALESSLLQLDVGEEVDIRVLHRGVGAVTESDIDLATGSDAIVIGFNVRAAGRAAQMADREGVDVRYYSVIYQAIEEIEAALKGMLKPEYEEVELGTAEIREIFRSSKLGNIAGVLVRSGEVKRNTKARLLRDGKVIAESLNISGLRRFKDDVTEIREGFEGGINLGNFNDIKIDDVIATYEMREKPRG; encoded by the coding sequence GTGGCTAAGGTCCGGGTATACGAACTCGCCAAGGAGTTCGGGGTTGAGAGCAAGGTCGTCATGGCCAAGCTCCAAGAACTCGGTGAATTCGTACGTTCGGCGTCCTCGACGATCGAGGCGCCGGTTGTACGCAAGTTGACTGACGCACTGCAGGGGCCCGGCGGCAACGCCGGCAAGTCCGCTGCAAAGCCTGGCGCGCCCCGTAAGGCCGCCCCTGTGAAGCCCGCAGCGCCCTCCCCGGCCGCTGCGGCACGTCCCGGTGCTCCGAAGCCCGGCGCACCGGCTCCCAAGCCGGCCGCTGCCGAAGCCCCGGCGAGCACCACCCCCGCTGCACCTGCCGCGCCGTCGGCGGGCCCGCGTCCGGGCCCCAAGCCCGCGCCGAAGGCCGCCCCGGTCACCCCGGTGCCCGCAGCCGAGTTCTCGGCTCCGGCTCCGGCCCAGCAGGCAGCGCCGCAGCAGCAGCAGGCCCCGCGTCCCGCGGGTGCCACCCCGGGTCCCCGCCCTGCCCGTCCGGCTCCGGCCGGCGGTCAGCGTGACGGTGGCCGCGACGGTGGTCAGCGTGACGGTGGCCAGCGCGACGGCGGCCGTGGTGGAGAGCGTGGCGCCGAGCGCCCCGCCCGCCCCGCGGGCCAGGGCGCCCCGCGCCCCGGCGGCGCCCGTCCGGCGGGTCCCCGTCCGGGCAACAACCCCTTCACCTCCGGTGGCTCGACGGGCATGGCCCGTCCGCAGTCGCCCCGTCCCGGTGGCGCCCCGCGTCCCGGTGGCGGCTCGGAGCGCCCCGGCGCCCCGCGTCCGCAGGGCGGCCCCGGCGGCGCCCCGCGTCCGCAGGGTCAGGGTCAGGGCGGCGCACGTCCGTCTCCGGGCGGCATGCCGCGCCCGCAGTCTCCTCGTCCCGGCGGCGCCCCCGGCGCCGGCGGTAACCGTCCGAACCCGGGCATGATGCCGCAGCGTCCCGCTGCCGGCCCGCGTCCCGGTGGTGGCCCCGGCGGTGGCCGTGGTCCCGGTGGCGGCGGCGGTCGTCCCGGCGGCGGTGGCGGCGCAGGCCGTCCCGGTGGCGGCGGCTTCGCAGGCCGTCCGGCCGGTCCCGGTGGCGGCGGCGGCGGTTTCGCCGGTCGTCCCGGTGGCGGCGGTGGCGGTGGCGGCGCAGGTCGTCCCGGTGGTGGCGGCGGCTTCGGCGGTCGTCCCGGATTCGGTGGACGACCCGGCGGTCCCGGTGGCCGTGGTGGCACGCAGGGCGCCTTCGGCCGCCCCGGCGGTCCCGCGCGTCGTGGTCGCAAGTCGAAGCGGCAGAGGCGCCAGGAGTACGAGGCCATGCAGGCCCCGTCGGTGGGCGGCGTCATGCTGCCTCGCGGCAACGGACAGGCTGTCCGGCTGTCGCGCGGTGCCTCCCTCACCGATTTCGCCGAGAAGATCAACGCCAACCCGGCGTCGCTCGTCGGCGTGATGATGAACCTCGGCGAGATGGTCACTGCCACGCAGTCCGTCTCCGACGAGACGCTGAAGATGCTCGCGGACGAGATGAACTTCGTCCTGGAGATCGTCAGCCCGGAGGAGGAGGACCGCGAGCTGCTCGAGTCCTTCGACATCGAGTTCGGCGAGGACGAGGGCGGCGAAGAGGCTCTGGTCTCCCGTCCGCCGGTCGTGACCGTCATGGGTCACGTCGACCACGGTAAGACCCGACTGCTGGACGCGATCCGCAAGACGAACGTCATTGCGGGCGAGGCCGGCGGCATCACGCAGCACATCGGTGCGTACCAGGTCGGCGCCGAGGTCAACGGCGAGGACCGCCGTATCACCTTCATCGACACCCCGGGTCACGAGGCGTTCACCGCCATGCGTGCACGTGGTGCGAAGTCCACCGACATCGCGATCCTCGTGGTGGCGGCGAACGACGGTGTGATGCCCCAGACGATCGAGGCGTTGAACCACGCCAAGGCGGCCGACGTGCCGATCGTGGTCGCGGTCAACAAGATCGACGTCGAGGGTGCGGACCCGACCAAGGTGCGCGGTCAGCTCACCGAGTTCGGTCTGGTGGCCGAGGAGTACGGCGGCGACACGATGTTCGTCGACATCTCCGCCAAGCAGGGCCTCAACATCGAGGCTCTTCTGGAGGCCGTCGTCCTCACCGCCGACGCCTCGCTCGACCTGCGGGCCAACCCGGAGCAGGACGCGCAGGGTATTGCGATCGAGTCCCACCTCGACCGCGGCCGCGGTGCCGTTGCGACCGTCCTGGTCCAGCGAGGCACGCTGCGGGTCGGCGACACGATGGTGGTCGGCGACGCGTACGGCCGAGTCCGCGCGATGCTCGACGACAAGGGCGAGAACGTCGAGGAAGCGGGTCCCTCGACCCCCGTCCTCGTGCTGGGTCTCACCAACGTCCCGGGTGCCGGCGACAACTTCCTGGTCGTCGACGAGGACCGTACGGCCCGTCAGATCGCCGAGAAGCGTGCCGCTCGTGAGCGCAACGCCAACTTCGCCCGCAAGGGTGTCCGGTTCTCCCTGGAGAACCTGGACGAGGCGCTCAAGGCCGGTCTGGTCCAGGAGCTCAACCTCATCATCAAGGGCGACGCGTCCGGTTCGGTGGAGGCTCTCGAGTCCTCGCTGCTCCAGCTCGACGTCGGTGAAGAGGTCGACATCCGGGTCCTGCACCGCGGTGTGGGTGCGGTCACCGAGTCGGACATCGACCTGGCGACCGGCTCCGACGCCATCGTGATCGGCTTCAACGTGCGCGCCGCAGGGCGTGCCGCGCAGATGGCCGACCGCGAAGGTGTGGACGTCCGGTACTACTCGGTCATCTACCAGGCGATCGAAGAGATCGAAGCGGCCCTCAAGGGCATGCTCAAGCCGGAGTACGAAGAGGTCGAGCTCGGTACGGCGGAGATCCGCGAGATCTTCCGCTCGTCCAAGCTGGGCAACATCGCCGGTGTGCTGGTCCGGTCCGGCGAGGTCAAGCGCAACACCAAGGCGCGCCTGCTGCGCGATGGCAAGGTCATCGCGGAGAGCCTCAACATCTCCGGTCTGCGCCGCTTCAAGGACGACGTCACCGAGATCCGCGAAGGCTTCGAGGGCGGTATCAACCTCGGAAACTTCAACGACATCAAGATCGACGACGTCATCGCGACGTACGAGATGCGCGAGAAGCCGCGAGGCTGA
- a CDS encoding YlxR family protein → MSGRTQARACPERTCVGCRERAAKSELLRIVVDEDACVPDPRGTLPGRGAYVHPVSDCLDLAVRRRAFPRAFKAKGPFDPAAVQRFVERVTPQ, encoded by the coding sequence GTGTCTGGCCGGACGCAAGCCCGCGCTTGCCCTGAGCGAACCTGTGTGGGATGCCGGGAGCGAGCGGCCAAGAGCGAGCTGCTGCGCATCGTGGTGGACGAGGACGCATGCGTCCCCGATCCGCGCGGTACGCTGCCCGGCCGGGGTGCCTACGTACACCCCGTCTCCGACTGTCTGGACCTGGCGGTTCGCCGCCGGGCATTCCCCCGGGCCTTCAAGGCCAAGGGGCCGTTCGACCCCGCCGCGGTACAGCGGTTTGTCGAGCGGGTGACACCGCAATAA